From Arthrobacter sp. FW306-2-2C-D06B, a single genomic window includes:
- a CDS encoding sugar ABC transporter substrate-binding protein, with protein sequence MKNIKQSAAAAALIGLALLTSACSPPTQAAAGPASTADAGKPLNVGFFGFAKSNGFAQGTFLGVQQAAKANNASATFVDPNFNAQTQVQQIQDAVTSKQFEVMVVQANDNQALIAPLQQAVQAGITVVVEFSVIGPKFDTIQPQVPGAISIVDLPISNGKMLGQMGKDACAKVAKDTCKVAYLEGFKSLPLDNARTEAVKAELATDPKIKLVASVEGGYTQDSGRQAFQNVSQANPDVDVVIGASQAITGAAAAAGNSNIKFIGNGASTSNVEAVRSGKWFSIYVSDVVANGAKATELGLAKARGQQVETAVDESSLAPNKAKGTKEALDAVNYVSKYSD encoded by the coding sequence ATGAAAAACATCAAGCAATCAGCCGCAGCCGCGGCGCTCATCGGGCTAGCCCTCCTGACGTCAGCCTGCAGCCCACCCACCCAAGCGGCCGCGGGACCAGCTTCGACGGCGGACGCCGGTAAACCCCTCAACGTTGGATTCTTCGGCTTCGCCAAGTCCAACGGCTTCGCCCAGGGTACCTTCCTCGGCGTACAGCAGGCGGCCAAGGCCAACAACGCCAGCGCCACGTTCGTAGATCCCAACTTCAACGCCCAGACCCAGGTCCAGCAGATCCAGGACGCCGTCACCTCAAAACAGTTCGAGGTGATGGTCGTCCAGGCGAACGACAACCAGGCCCTCATCGCCCCACTGCAGCAGGCCGTCCAAGCCGGCATAACTGTTGTGGTCGAGTTCTCCGTTATCGGCCCGAAGTTCGACACTATCCAGCCCCAGGTTCCGGGCGCAATCAGCATCGTCGACCTTCCCATCAGCAACGGCAAGATGCTCGGCCAGATGGGCAAGGATGCCTGCGCCAAAGTCGCCAAAGACACCTGCAAGGTGGCATACCTCGAGGGATTCAAGTCCCTGCCGCTGGATAACGCCCGGACCGAAGCAGTGAAAGCTGAGCTGGCCACTGATCCGAAGATCAAGCTGGTGGCCAGTGTCGAAGGCGGATACACCCAGGACAGCGGCCGGCAGGCGTTCCAGAACGTTTCCCAGGCCAACCCGGACGTCGATGTCGTCATCGGCGCATCCCAGGCAATCACGGGTGCGGCAGCCGCGGCCGGCAATAGCAACATCAAGTTCATCGGCAACGGCGCATCCACCTCGAATGTAGAGGCTGTCCGGTCCGGTAAATGGTTCTCCATCTACGTCAGCGATGTGGTGGCGAACGGCGCCAAGGCCACGGAACTCGGCCTTGCGAAGGCCCGGGGCCAGCAGGTGGAAACGGCAGTGGACGAGTCGAGCTTGGCTCCCAACAAGGCCAAGGGCACGAAGGAAGCCCTCGACGCCGTGAACTACGTCTCGAAGTACTCGGACTAG
- a CDS encoding hydantoinase/oxoprolinase N-terminal domain-containing protein, translating into MRIGLRLQGTSCRALVLDGHSVVAAAAAVRCSTLAEAVDTTFEELRHDLGAEATKVTDITADAGPVLAARKLASVIAIRISPRPPADAFHVTGLPALVEPVVARTIHVGGGHDLRGRPLAPLGLEAFLAELPDILSREVRNIAITSVGSTASKDHEMRIADAILSSDSEMRISISSDFYSSVFRDRDYTAILNSALMETGEGLAAMLEASGRRHFPSATMWFAKNDGGRAPLARLAVIPIHGLRPEPAMQILGAATLAGAPDGEVVICADSGVTVGQIRGGLPATRSVIRQGYEASLASNAAVVEPYTADHPVRPAVPSVIADLRSGQDTPLPFGLVPTLAAAHDAAQVGSAVAPLTAWIDRLETVSGRADLQLVQRRAEEDAESAAVQLGASPGLTRIIESNVYAMPYGNPGIVRIRVQAAGEVSGDTMEDAAEIQGRAPFGAEEGATR; encoded by the coding sequence ATGCGCATAGGGCTGCGGTTGCAGGGAACAAGCTGCAGGGCCTTGGTGCTGGACGGGCACAGCGTGGTGGCCGCCGCGGCTGCGGTGCGGTGCAGCACGCTTGCGGAGGCAGTCGACACCACCTTCGAAGAGCTTCGTCACGACCTTGGTGCGGAAGCTACGAAAGTCACGGACATTACCGCCGACGCCGGACCCGTCCTCGCAGCACGGAAACTAGCCTCGGTCATCGCGATCCGGATCTCGCCCCGCCCGCCTGCGGACGCGTTCCACGTGACTGGGCTGCCAGCACTCGTCGAACCCGTGGTGGCCCGGACCATCCACGTCGGCGGAGGCCACGACCTGAGGGGACGCCCCCTCGCTCCGCTTGGGTTGGAGGCTTTCCTGGCCGAACTTCCGGACATCCTCTCCCGAGAGGTAAGGAACATTGCAATCACTTCCGTGGGGTCGACGGCGTCGAAGGATCACGAAATGCGCATTGCCGATGCCATCTTGTCCAGTGACAGCGAAATGCGCATCAGCATCTCCAGTGACTTCTATTCCAGCGTCTTCCGCGACCGTGACTACACAGCCATCCTGAATAGCGCCCTCATGGAAACAGGGGAGGGCCTGGCCGCGATGCTGGAAGCGTCGGGACGGCGGCATTTTCCCTCCGCCACGATGTGGTTCGCCAAGAACGACGGCGGCCGTGCGCCGCTTGCGCGGCTGGCTGTGATTCCGATTCACGGGTTGCGCCCCGAACCCGCCATGCAGATCCTCGGCGCGGCTACCTTGGCCGGCGCCCCGGACGGGGAGGTCGTCATCTGCGCGGACTCGGGGGTCACTGTGGGCCAAATCCGCGGGGGCCTCCCTGCTACGCGAAGCGTCATCCGCCAAGGGTACGAGGCGAGCCTCGCCAGCAACGCCGCCGTCGTCGAGCCGTACACGGCCGATCATCCGGTCCGCCCGGCGGTCCCCTCGGTGATCGCCGACCTCCGAAGCGGGCAGGACACCCCGCTCCCGTTCGGGCTCGTTCCCACGCTGGCAGCTGCGCACGACGCCGCGCAGGTGGGGTCCGCCGTCGCGCCCCTGACCGCCTGGATCGACAGGTTGGAGACGGTAAGCGGGCGGGCGGACCTCCAGTTGGTGCAGCGTCGCGCGGAAGAAGATGCCGAGTCGGCAGCCGTTCAGTTGGGGGCGAGCCCGGGGCTCACGCGGATCATTGAATCGAACGTGTACGCCATGCCCTACGGCAACCCCGGCATCGTGCGGATCAGGGTCCAAGCGGCTGGTGAAGTCTCCGGGGACACGATGGAAGATGCCGCCGAAATTCAAGGACGGGCACCTTTCGGGGCGGAAGAGGGTGCCACCCGATGA
- a CDS encoding sugar ABC transporter ATP-binding protein has translation MAIQQLDSPERVNRSAAPEITVSGIGKRYGASTVLRDITLSVAPGEIHGIMGENGAGKSTLLKILGGAIAADSGVVKLDDREVKITEPRDAIAQGISLISQELALIPGLSVLENVFLGRWANTGSLLRSRRDADHFERLLAETGFELDPRAMAGDLPIGQQQQVEILKALARGAKVLCMDEPTAVLNEAEKAKLLEVIRSLARSGTTVILVSHYLEEVLGLVDRVTVLRDGQHITTEDASGHTPESLVGLMVGREVDFLIPEVRPVPPEAKTVVQVAGLSSAKVQDVSFTVRQGEILGIAGLVGSGRSETLLAMFGADRITGGHVRINGRRLRGNSIREAIKAGMALVPESRKEQGLVMSRPVDENIALSTLSGRSLSGFVRVAREKAAVSEISHSVDLRGARRGSLIADLSGGNQQKALFAKWLLNPPAVLLVDEPTRGVDIAAKARIHGMIADLAAKGTAVVVVSSELEEVIGLSHRIHVMRQGRIVAEFDRNASRDEVMTSAFLK, from the coding sequence ATGGCTATACAACAGTTGGATTCACCAGAGCGAGTCAATCGGAGTGCCGCTCCGGAAATCACCGTCTCCGGAATCGGAAAGCGGTACGGTGCCAGCACTGTGCTGCGCGATATCACGTTGTCGGTGGCTCCGGGGGAAATCCACGGCATCATGGGGGAAAACGGCGCTGGCAAGAGCACGCTGCTGAAGATCCTCGGCGGCGCCATCGCGGCGGATTCCGGCGTCGTCAAGCTTGACGACCGGGAGGTGAAGATCACCGAGCCCCGGGACGCCATCGCACAAGGAATTTCCCTCATATCCCAAGAGCTGGCACTCATTCCTGGGCTTTCAGTGCTGGAGAACGTCTTCCTGGGCCGATGGGCCAACACGGGAAGCCTGCTCCGTTCGCGGCGGGACGCCGACCACTTCGAGCGACTCCTGGCCGAGACCGGCTTTGAGCTTGACCCCCGGGCGATGGCAGGGGACCTCCCCATCGGTCAGCAGCAGCAGGTCGAAATCCTGAAAGCCCTCGCCCGTGGCGCCAAGGTGCTGTGCATGGACGAGCCGACGGCGGTCCTGAACGAGGCCGAGAAAGCAAAGCTGTTGGAGGTGATCAGGAGCCTCGCGCGTTCAGGCACCACCGTCATCCTCGTATCGCACTATCTGGAGGAAGTCCTGGGTTTGGTGGATCGCGTGACCGTCCTCCGTGACGGACAGCACATCACCACTGAAGACGCCTCGGGGCACACGCCGGAGTCGCTCGTCGGCTTGATGGTCGGCAGGGAGGTCGATTTCCTCATCCCGGAGGTTCGGCCGGTGCCTCCGGAAGCAAAAACGGTAGTCCAGGTGGCGGGACTGAGCAGCGCAAAAGTGCAAGACGTCTCCTTCACGGTCCGCCAAGGCGAAATCCTGGGCATCGCGGGCTTGGTCGGCAGTGGCCGTAGCGAGACACTGCTCGCCATGTTCGGTGCTGATCGAATCACTGGTGGACATGTCCGGATCAACGGCCGACGCCTCCGGGGCAACTCCATCCGGGAAGCCATCAAAGCCGGAATGGCCCTCGTCCCCGAGTCGCGGAAAGAACAGGGCCTGGTCATGTCCCGGCCGGTGGACGAAAACATCGCCCTTTCCACCTTGTCGGGCCGATCATTGAGCGGTTTCGTCAGGGTAGCCCGGGAAAAGGCAGCCGTATCGGAGATCAGCCATTCCGTCGACCTGCGCGGCGCCCGCCGCGGCTCGCTGATTGCCGATTTGTCCGGCGGAAACCAGCAGAAGGCGCTCTTCGCGAAGTGGCTGCTCAATCCTCCGGCGGTCCTGCTGGTGGACGAACCCACGCGTGGTGTCGACATCGCGGCCAAGGCGCGCATCCACGGCATGATTGCCGACCTCGCAGCAAAGGGCACGGCTGTCGTCGTCGTCAGCTCCGAACTCGAGGAAGTCATCGGCCTGTCCCACCGTATCCATGTCATGAGGCAAGGCCGCATCGTTGCTGAATTCGACCGGAACGCCTCCCGCGATGAAGTCATGACTTCCGCATTTCTGAAATAG
- a CDS encoding ABC transporter permease, with amino-acid sequence MTTVTVAGSEPAEKKFKLNVRDFGIVFGLIAIMLLLTLNTGTFLTGRNFINLFDQAAIVGLLASAATLCIVSGVFDLSSTANLAVSAIAGVMITQHFGVIAGFVGALLVGAALGTVTGLIVVTTKVNSFIGTLAVSIIYRGLAIVITGGAIVSPLPEQLAAFQTWTWPSLFSLTAGSVLMVAMTIVLGIVLWRTTFGRRIYAVGGNKEAARLSGIRTGSIHVAVFAISGLCSAMAGMILASRAGSAQPAMAIGIELTAIAAVVIGGTSILGGHGAMWRAFVGVMILTVIGNGFNLLHWDTTYQQVVTGVLILLAVAADGLFFRKRTG; translated from the coding sequence ATGACCACAGTTACCGTTGCCGGGTCCGAGCCGGCCGAGAAGAAATTCAAGCTCAATGTCAGGGATTTCGGGATCGTCTTCGGACTGATCGCCATCATGCTGTTACTGACCCTCAATACCGGAACGTTCCTGACCGGCCGAAACTTCATCAACCTGTTCGACCAAGCCGCCATCGTGGGACTGTTGGCCTCTGCCGCCACACTGTGTATCGTCAGCGGTGTCTTCGATCTCTCCTCCACCGCAAACCTGGCGGTCTCCGCCATCGCCGGAGTGATGATTACCCAGCACTTCGGGGTGATAGCGGGATTCGTCGGCGCATTGTTGGTAGGAGCCGCACTGGGAACCGTCACCGGGCTGATCGTTGTCACTACGAAGGTGAATTCCTTCATAGGCACGCTGGCGGTAAGCATCATCTATCGCGGCCTGGCCATCGTGATCACGGGCGGAGCCATCGTCTCGCCGCTGCCCGAGCAACTTGCCGCCTTCCAGACGTGGACCTGGCCGAGCCTCTTCAGCCTCACTGCCGGCTCTGTGCTCATGGTTGCCATGACGATCGTCCTAGGCATCGTCCTCTGGCGCACTACGTTTGGACGCAGGATTTACGCCGTGGGAGGCAATAAGGAAGCGGCACGCCTTAGCGGTATCCGCACAGGTTCCATCCACGTCGCCGTCTTTGCCATCAGCGGCCTGTGCTCCGCGATGGCCGGCATGATTCTTGCTTCACGCGCAGGCTCAGCCCAGCCAGCCATGGCCATCGGCATCGAACTCACGGCCATTGCCGCCGTAGTCATTGGAGGCACCAGCATTCTCGGCGGACACGGCGCTATGTGGCGGGCCTTCGTCGGAGTCATGATCCTGACCGTCATCGGCAACGGCTTCAACCTGCTCCACTGGGACACCACCTACCAGCAGGTTGTCACCGGCGTCCTCATTCTGCTTGCAGTCGCCGCGGACGGATTGTTCTTCCGCAAGCGCACCGGATAG